Proteins from a genomic interval of Quercus robur chromosome 9, dhQueRobu3.1, whole genome shotgun sequence:
- the LOC126699904 gene encoding pentatricopeptide repeat-containing protein At5g52850, chloroplastic — protein sequence MLCKTVTKTCHRTELYHFQDICLRVVSLCNSKSLKEGVCVHSPIIKMGLQDDMYLNNNLLSLYAKCFGVDHAHHFFDEMPCKDVVSWTGILSSYVRNENHEQALRLFDSMLNSSQYPNEFTLSSVLRSCSALGEFDYGTLIQAYMIKNGFHSNPILASALIDLYSKCNCTKEAYKVFECVDGGDTVSWTTMISSLVQAQKWSQALQLYIRMIEKKVPPNEFTFVKLLAASGSLGSSYGKLVHAHMILLGIELNVILKTALVDMYSKCHRMEDAVKVSNQTPERDVFLWTAIISGFIQNMKVKEAIAALSEMVMSGIVPNNFSYSTILNASSSILSLELGEQVHSRVIKAGLEDDISVGNALIDMYMKCSNLIDNALRVFRGMTSPNVITWTSLIAGFAKHGFEEDSFRSFEEMRALGLAPNSFTLSSILGACSTMKSHSQTMKLHGYIIKIKADCDIVVGNALVDAYAGLGMVDEARCVIRKMDHRDAITYTSLATRINQMGYHDRALEIIKYMNKDDVKMDGFSMSSFLSAAAGLGSMKAGMQLHCFSVKSGLRCWLSVSNGVVDLYGKCGCIHDAHRAFGEITEPDVASWNGWISGLASNGYISSALSAFEDMRLVGVKPDLVTFLLVLFACSHGGLVDLGLEYFHSMRETHGIAPQLDHYVCLIDLLGRAGQLEEAMGVIKTMPFRPDALIYKTLLSASKLHGNVPLGEDMARQGIDLDPSDPAFYILLANLYDRSGRSDLSEKARGLMRERGLTKNPCQSWMEIRNQIHHFTAEDRSHPQINQIHEKIESLMTEFKYRGYLYRDNRDKSYHSEKLAVAFGLLSTPSKAPILIIKNTRICMDCHYFVMLVTELVDREIILREGNRVHSFKKGNCSCRGY from the coding sequence GATGTTGTGTCTTGGACTGGGATTCTGTCTTCTTATGTTAGAAACGAAAACCATGAGCAGGCACTTAGGTTGTTTGATTCAATGTTGAATTCCAGTCAATACCCAAATGAGTTCACATTGTCTAGTGTCTTAAGGTCATGTTCTGCTTTGGGAGAGTTTGACTATGGAACTCTTATTCAGGCTTATATGATAAAAAATGGGTTCCATTCGAATCCCATTTTGGCAAGTGCTTTGATTGACTTGTACTCCAAGTGCAATTGTACTAAAGAAGCATACAAAGTTTTTGAGTGTGTGGATGGTGGTGATACTGTTTCTTGGACAACGATGATCTCTTCGTTGGTCCAAGCACAGAAATGGAGTCAGGCTTTACAGCTTTATATCCGGATGATTGAGAAAAAGGTGCCTCCGAATGAGTTCACTTTCGTGAAGCTTCTTGCTGCATCCGGTTCTCTTGGTTCAAGTTATGGTAAATTAGTTCATGCCCATATGATATTGCTAGGAATTGAGCTGAATGTGATTTTGAAGACAGCTCTTGTTGATATGTACTCAAAGTGCCATAGAATGGAAGATGCTGTCAAGGTCTCAAATCAGACACCTGAACGTGATGTGTTCTTATGGACTGCTATTATATCTGGTTTCATTCAAAACATGAAGGTCAAGGAGGCCATTGCTGCATTAAGTGAGATGGTGATGTCTGGTATTGTACCAAACAATTTTTCGTATTCAACTATACTAAATGCTTCTTCGTCAATTTTATCACTGGAATTGGGGGAACAGGTCCACTCGAGGGTGATTAAGGCTGGGTTAGAGGATGATATTTCTGTTGGAAATGCACTAATTGATATGTATATGAAATGTTCCAACCTCATAGACAATGCTTTGAGAGTGTTTAGAGGAATGACCTCACCAAATGTCATCACTTGGACTTCTCTGATTGCTGGTTTTGCCAAACATGGTTTTGAAGAAGATTCTTTTCGGTCTTTTGAGGAGATGCGAGCGCTGGGATTGGCTCCAAATTCATTTACTCTCTCCAGCATCCTTGGTGCTTGCAGCACAATGAAATCTCATAGTCAAACAATGAAGCTCCATGGatacataattaaaattaaagcaGACTGTGATATAGTTGTGGGGAATGCTCTCGTGGATGCTTATGCTGGATTAGGGATGGTGGATGAAGCTAGATGCGTGATTAGAAAAATGGATCACAGAGATGCCATCACATACACGAGTTTGGCCACAAGAATAAATCAGATGGGTTATCATGACAGGGCGTTAGAAATCATCAAGTACATGAACAAGGATGATGTCAAGATGGATGGATTTAGCATGTCCAGCTTCTTATCTGCAGCAGCTGGCTTGGGCTCAATGAAAGCTGGGATGCAATTACACTGTTTTTCAGTGAAGTCTGGCTTACGCTGCTGGCTTTCAGTCTCAAATGGGGTAGTTGACTTGTATGGAAAATGTGGCTGCATACATGATGCGCATAGAGCTTTTGGGGAAATAACTGAGCCAGATGTTGCATCATGGAATGGATGGATATCTGGATTGGCATCAAATGGTTATATCTCCTCTGCTCTCTCTGCCTTTGAAGATATGAGGTTAGTGGGAGTCAAACCTGATTTGGTTACATTCTTGTTAGTGCTTTTTGCTTGCAGTCATGGTGGTTTAGTGGACTTGGGTCTTGAGTATTTTCATTCTATGAGAGAAACACATGGCATAGCACCACAACTAGATCACTATGTTTGTTTAATTGATCTCCTCGGTCGAGCTGGCCAGCTAGAGGAGGCAATGGGAGTGATTAAGACTATGCCTTTCAGGCCAGATGCTTTgatatataaaacattattgAGTGCCTCCAAATTACATGGGAATGTACCTCTTGGGGAAGATATGGCAAGACAAGGTATTGATCTTGACCCATCTGATCCAGCTTTCTACATACTCCTTGCAAACTTATATGATAGATCAGGCCGGTCAGACTTGAGTGAGAAAGCTCGCGGGCTGATGAGAGAAAGAGGTTTGACAAAAAATCCTTGTCAAAGCTGGATGGAGATAAGAAACCAGATTCATCATTTCACTGCAGAAGATAGATCACATCCACAGATAAATCAGATTCATGAGAAAATAGAATCACTTATGACTGAGTTTAAGTATCGGGGATATTTATATCGAGACAATAGAGATAAATCTTATCATAGTGAGAAGCTAGCTGTTGCGTTTGGTCTTCTTAGTACACCATCAAAGGCTCCAATACTTATAATCAAGAACACGCGTATTTGCATGGATTGCCATTATTTTGTAATGCTCGTAACTGAATTGGTTGATAGGGAAATAATTTTAAGGGAAGGGAACCGAGTCCATTCCTTTAAGAAGGGTAACTGTTCATGCAGAGGCTACTAA
- the LOC126699051 gene encoding probable NADH dehydrogenase [ubiquinone] 1 alpha subcomplex subunit 5, mitochondrial — MFLRAIARPLLAKVKETTGIVGLEVVPNAREVLIDLYTKTLKEIKAVPEDEGYRKAVESFTSHRLKVCQEEKDWELIERKLGCGQVEELIEEAQDELTLIGKMIEWDPWGVPDDYECEIIENNAPVPKHVPLHRPGPLPEEFYKTLDAVTSQPKAAVTSGDAKLKE, encoded by the exons ATGTTCCTGCGGGCGATCGCACGGCCATTATTGGCGAAGGTGAAAGAGACGACTGGGATCGTGGGCCTGGAGGTGGTTCCGAACGCGCGAGAGGTTCTGATCGATTTGTACACCAAGACTCTGAAGGAGATCAAGGCGGTGCCGGAGGACGAGGGTTACAGAAAAGCCGTGGAGAGCTTCACCAGCCACAGGCTCAAGGTTTGCCAGGAAGAGAAGGACTGGGAGCTCATCGAGAGGAAGCTCGGTTGTGGCCAGGTCGAGGAGCTCATCGAGGAGGCTCAAGATGAACTCACTCTCATTGGCAAGATGATCG AGTGGGATCCATGGGGTGTTCCCGATGACTATGAATGTGAGATCATCGAGAATAATGCTCCAGTTCCTAAGCATGTCCCTCTGCACCGACCTGGTCCTCTTCCAGAGGAGTTCTACAAGACGCTTGATGCTGTTACTTCACAACCAAAAGCTGCTGTCACCTCCGGTGATGCGAAGTTAAAGGAGTGA